In Anolis sagrei isolate rAnoSag1 chromosome 9, rAnoSag1.mat, whole genome shotgun sequence, the following proteins share a genomic window:
- the SNAPC5 gene encoding snRNA-activating protein complex subunit 5: MLSRLQELRKEEETLLRVKAALHDQLHRLKVEELALQSMIKENEGTVPVSSAAEMEEEQNMDNEEAINQTKLQLQMCVSEEEEEEEEESDS, encoded by the exons ATGCTGAGCCGCCTGCAGGAGCTGCGCAAGGAGGAGGAGACGCTGCTGCGGGTCAAGGCGGCGCTCCACGACCAGCTCCACCGCCTCAAG gtggaagagCTGGCGCTGCAGTCCATGATCAAGGAAAACGAGGGGACAGTGCCGGTCTCATCCGCTGCCGAAATGGAGGAGGAACAAAAC ATGGACAACGAAGAAGCGATCAACCAGACTAAACTCCAGCTCCAGATGTGTGtcagtgaagaggaggaagaggaggaggaagaatcggATTCCTAA